One window of the Chryseotalea sp. WA131a genome contains the following:
- a CDS encoding bifunctional YncE family protein/alkaline phosphatase family protein: MKNLLLLLVLTAGSSLCAQTLEQLKANQITLPTGWKLSPVGSSIKLGDLPLNISIAPNQKLAAVTNNGQSTQSIQLIDLKTQQVVDTKIIGKAWLGLTFSADSKTLYASGGNDNWVVRYSTQQNKLTILDTIVIGKPWPEKISIAGLALDDAQNRLYVTTKDNNSIYVVDTKTKGILKQIKLAGEGYTCLLSKDKKRLYVSCWGCDRIVLINTQQLTIEGEIKVGDNPNDMVLSKNNQFLFVANANDNSVSVIDLSKKKEIEVLNAALYPNAPSGSTSNSVALSSDGKYLYIANADNNCLAVFDVSNPGNSQSKGFIPVGWYPTVVRTVGSTLLVANGKGFSSLPNPMGPSPVKKKQKVNYQQGDTKKAEEVQYIGGLFKGTLSFISAPDEKQLASFSQAVYANSPYTKKSETETAGQVGNPIPTKLGQPSPIKYVFYVIKENRTYDQVLSDVSGGNGDTTLLLFGKKNTPNQHALVKDFVLYDNFYVNGEVSADGHNWSLGGYATDYLEKNWVTSYGGRGGTYDAEGTREIANNKNGFIWDFCKRAGVSYRTYGEFADNGKANIPVLEGHFCKKFTSWDESVMDTTRFYQWKHDFDSLLAINQVPRLNTLRFINDHTEGLRLGRPTPQAHVADNDYAVGLFVEYLSKSKIWKETAIFIVEDDAQNGPDHVDAHRSLLFVAGGFVKRNYIDHTMYSTASVLHTIEMILGLSPMSQYDAAAETLWRSFNAEPNLTPFNSVPAEMNLFERNVAMNEWQRKSEKFNFRKEDSVPDDEFNEVLWAAIKGDGKKCPAPRHAAFVKVGVKEEEED; this comes from the coding sequence ATGAAAAATCTACTTCTCCTTTTGGTATTGACGGCAGGTTCATCGCTGTGTGCCCAAACCCTAGAACAATTAAAAGCCAATCAAATTACATTGCCTACGGGCTGGAAGTTAAGCCCTGTGGGCAGCAGTATTAAGCTAGGCGATTTGCCGTTAAATATTTCCATTGCACCCAATCAAAAACTGGCAGCCGTTACCAACAACGGACAGAGCACACAATCCATTCAGTTGATTGATTTGAAAACACAACAGGTTGTTGATACAAAAATCATTGGCAAGGCGTGGCTTGGCTTAACCTTTAGTGCCGATAGTAAAACACTTTACGCATCGGGTGGAAATGACAACTGGGTGGTGCGCTATTCCACGCAGCAAAATAAACTTACCATTTTGGATACCATCGTGATCGGAAAACCGTGGCCGGAAAAAATTTCAATTGCCGGGCTGGCGCTTGATGACGCTCAGAATCGATTATACGTTACCACGAAAGACAATAATTCCATTTATGTAGTGGACACTAAAACCAAAGGCATTCTCAAACAAATAAAACTAGCTGGCGAAGGATATACGTGTTTGTTGTCGAAAGATAAAAAGCGGCTGTATGTTTCGTGCTGGGGTTGTGACCGAATTGTTTTAATCAATACCCAACAATTAACCATTGAAGGCGAAATCAAAGTGGGTGATAACCCGAATGATATGGTGCTATCCAAAAACAATCAATTTCTTTTTGTAGCCAATGCCAACGACAACTCTGTTTCGGTCATCGACTTATCGAAGAAAAAAGAAATTGAAGTATTGAATGCAGCACTTTATCCCAATGCTCCAAGCGGCTCAACAAGCAACAGCGTGGCGTTGAGTAGTGATGGCAAATACCTTTACATCGCCAATGCCGATAATAATTGCCTGGCTGTATTTGATGTTTCCAATCCCGGCAACAGCCAGAGTAAAGGATTTATTCCTGTGGGATGGTACCCCACCGTGGTGCGCACCGTTGGTTCCACTTTATTGGTGGCCAATGGAAAAGGTTTTTCTTCGCTGCCCAACCCAATGGGCCCAAGTCCGGTAAAGAAAAAACAAAAAGTAAATTATCAACAAGGCGATACCAAAAAGGCCGAAGAAGTGCAATACATCGGGGGTTTGTTCAAAGGCACGCTTAGCTTCATTTCAGCACCGGACGAAAAACAGTTGGCTTCATTTTCGCAGGCGGTGTATGCCAACTCGCCCTATACCAAAAAATCTGAAACAGAAACAGCCGGCCAAGTAGGCAACCCTATTCCTACAAAACTTGGTCAACCATCGCCCATCAAATATGTTTTTTATGTCATCAAAGAAAACCGCACGTACGACCAAGTATTGAGCGATGTGTCCGGTGGAAATGGAGACACTACTTTACTTTTGTTTGGAAAGAAAAATACTCCTAACCAACATGCCCTCGTCAAGGATTTTGTACTCTATGATAATTTTTATGTGAACGGTGAAGTAAGTGCCGATGGACATAATTGGAGCTTGGGAGGATATGCCACTGACTACCTTGAAAAAAATTGGGTGACCAGCTATGGTGGGCGCGGAGGCACCTACGATGCTGAAGGGACGCGAGAAATTGCCAATAATAAAAACGGATTCATTTGGGATTTTTGTAAACGCGCTGGTGTTTCATACCGAACGTATGGCGAATTTGCCGATAATGGCAAGGCAAACATTCCCGTGCTGGAAGGGCACTTCTGCAAAAAGTTTACCAGCTGGGATGAATCGGTGATGGACACTACCCGGTTTTATCAATGGAAACATGATTTTGATTCGCTACTTGCCATCAACCAAGTGCCGCGGCTCAACACCCTGCGGTTTATAAACGACCACACGGAGGGCTTGCGATTGGGCAGACCAACACCACAGGCCCACGTAGCCGACAACGACTATGCCGTGGGATTATTTGTAGAATATTTAAGCAAGAGTAAGATTTGGAAAGAGACCGCCATTTTTATTGTGGAGGACGATGCCCAAAACGGGCCCGACCATGTGGATGCACACCGCAGTTTGCTTTTTGTGGCCGGTGGTTTTGTGAAGCGAAATTATATTGACCACACCATGTACTCCACCGCATCAGTGTTGCACACCATTGAAATGATTTTAGGTTTGTCCCCGATGAGCCAATACGATGCGGCTGCTGAAACACTCTGGAGAAGTTTTAATGCAGAGCCTAACCTTACACCCTTCAATTCGGTTCCAGCCGAAATGAATTTGTTTGAGCGGAACGTGGCGATGAACGAATGGCAACGAAAAAGCGAAAAGTTCAATTTCCGAAAAGAAGACAGTGTGCCAGATGATGAATTTAACGAGGTGCTGTGGGCCGCCATCAAAGGAGATGGGAAAAAATGCCCCGCACCACGACATGCAGCTTTTGTAAAGGTTGGGGTTAAGGAAGAGGAGGAA
- a CDS encoding IS630 family transposase, whose protein sequence is MAINKNNDLRFEDECHFQQHGSRCKMWFPPEDKDPVLLHAPTRKTISLFGVVSASTGQMTTMLTKVFNAMTFLAFLKKVLKTRKRGKKLIVVLDNARYHHAILLKSWLSENQDKIGLMFLPPYSPDLNNIERVWKITRRKCTHNKYFSTLGEVELIIKKQMKEWGKPNETIHKLCCII, encoded by the coding sequence ATGGCAATAAACAAAAATAACGATTTGCGTTTTGAGGATGAATGTCATTTTCAGCAGCATGGTTCAAGGTGCAAAATGTGGTTTCCGCCCGAAGATAAAGACCCCGTTTTGCTTCATGCCCCCACACGGAAAACCATATCACTTTTCGGGGTGGTAAGTGCAAGTACTGGACAGATGACAACAATGCTAACCAAAGTGTTCAACGCAATGACCTTTTTGGCGTTCTTAAAAAAAGTCCTCAAGACAAGAAAACGCGGGAAGAAATTGATCGTGGTTCTGGACAACGCAAGATATCACCATGCTATTTTGTTGAAGTCGTGGCTATCGGAAAACCAGGATAAAATCGGCCTAATGTTTTTGCCACCATACAGTCCCGATCTAAACAATATTGAGCGGGTTTGGAAGATAACACGCAGGAAATGTACCCACAATAAATATTTCTCCACACTGGGCGAAGTAGAGTTAATTATAAAAAAACAAATGAAAGAGTGGGGAAAGCCAAATGAAACAATACATAAATTATGCTGCATTATTTAA
- a CDS encoding transposase, producing MKRLFIKDDKNMHIAIQQEIHRSDDSKYDHRLHGLLLVLNGYDCYTVGELFGQSPTTIQRWVKSFNSKGFSGLAEGGKSGRPGSLSEKQWQQLGDDLRKSPVDFSYGQNFWDGKLMSAHLKKKYKVELGVRQCQRIFNSMGFRLRKPRPLIANGDPKAKKAFKKTPFDGNKQK from the coding sequence ATGAAACGGTTATTTATTAAAGACGACAAGAACATGCACATAGCCATCCAACAGGAGATACACAGATCGGATGATTCCAAGTACGATCATAGGCTACACGGTTTATTGTTGGTTCTTAACGGCTATGATTGTTATACCGTGGGAGAATTGTTTGGTCAATCCCCTACTACTATTCAGAGATGGGTAAAAAGTTTTAACAGCAAAGGGTTTTCTGGTTTGGCAGAAGGAGGAAAGTCAGGTCGGCCTGGTAGTCTAAGCGAGAAGCAATGGCAACAATTAGGTGATGACTTACGCAAAAGCCCTGTCGATTTTTCTTATGGACAGAATTTTTGGGATGGTAAGTTGATGTCCGCCCACCTTAAAAAAAAGTATAAGGTTGAACTGGGCGTCCGTCAATGCCAACGGATATTTAATTCGATGGGATTTCGACTACGAAAGCCGCGCCCACTAATTGCAAATGGAGACCCAAAAGCCAAAAAGGCTTTTAAAAAAACTCCTTTTGATGGCAATAAACAAAAATAA
- a CDS encoding ammonium transporter, which yields MSLCIIAISVLALFVPAVPTSISTEGINGGDVAWMLTASALVFLMTPGLAYFYGGMIDAKNIISTMLQSFIAMGVISVLWIVVGFSLVFGDSMGGFVGNPVSFFMFQNVLDGKPWSLAPTIPLVLFAFFQLKFAIIAPALITGTFAERIKFKSYIIFLVLFSLFIYAPLAHMTWHPDGFFFKLGLLDFAGGTVVHMSAGFAALVASIYLRDKTTAKAPIAPANIPFVLLGTGLLWFGWFGFNAGSALSAGVLAASAFATTNTASAAAGLCWVLFDVVQGKKPSALGFCIGAVVGLVAITPAAGFVTIPSSLFIGTIASLISNGMVHWKSKTSLEDTLDVFPCHGVGGAVGMLMTGLLANTKVNPLNTTGNGLLFGEFHLFNIHLVGLVLAIVFVVIGSFLILKITDIISPMTISQAEKNIGSDLSQHGEQIQTFGMETVEEAM from the coding sequence ATGTCGCTGTGTATAATCGCGATCAGCGTTTTGGCTCTATTTGTCCCTGCAGTCCCCACTTCCATTTCTACTGAAGGGATTAATGGAGGCGATGTGGCGTGGATGCTTACCGCCTCCGCCTTGGTTTTTTTGATGACCCCCGGGCTTGCCTACTTTTATGGAGGCATGATAGATGCCAAGAATATCATTTCCACGATGCTTCAAAGTTTCATCGCGATGGGTGTGATCAGTGTATTGTGGATTGTGGTTGGGTTTAGCCTGGTATTTGGAGATTCTATGGGTGGTTTCGTGGGTAACCCAGTTTCTTTTTTTATGTTTCAAAATGTTTTAGATGGAAAACCTTGGTCGCTGGCGCCCACCATCCCACTGGTTCTATTTGCTTTTTTTCAATTGAAGTTCGCCATCATTGCCCCTGCCTTGATCACAGGTACATTTGCCGAGCGAATTAAATTCAAATCGTATATTATTTTTTTAGTCTTATTCAGTCTATTCATCTATGCTCCGTTGGCCCACATGACGTGGCACCCCGATGGATTTTTCTTTAAACTAGGGCTATTGGATTTTGCTGGGGGCACGGTAGTCCATATGTCTGCAGGCTTTGCTGCCTTGGTTGCATCGATTTACTTACGGGACAAAACAACTGCAAAAGCACCGATCGCGCCCGCCAACATCCCCTTTGTGCTATTGGGCACAGGTTTGTTATGGTTTGGGTGGTTTGGTTTCAATGCCGGCAGCGCATTGAGCGCTGGTGTTTTGGCGGCCTCTGCATTTGCCACCACCAATACTGCCTCAGCGGCTGCGGGATTGTGTTGGGTTTTGTTTGATGTAGTTCAAGGTAAAAAGCCCTCTGCATTAGGATTTTGCATCGGTGCTGTGGTAGGCTTGGTTGCCATTACACCAGCTGCTGGTTTTGTCACAATTCCATCCAGTTTATTTATTGGCACAATTGCGAGCTTAATCAGCAATGGGATGGTTCATTGGAAATCAAAGACTTCGCTTGAAGATACGCTGGATGTATTCCCCTGCCATGGAGTCGGTGGTGCCGTTGGAATGTTGATGACGGGTTTATTGGCAAATACAAAAGTTAACCCACTCAATACAACCGGAAATGGGTTGTTGTTTGGCGAATTTCATTTGTTCAACATTCATTTGGTGGGTTTAGTATTGGCGATAGTCTTTGTGGTGATAGGCTCTTTTCTTATTTTGAAAATAACAGATATAATCTCTCCGATGACGATTTCACAAGCTGAAAAAAATATAGGGTCGGATCTTAGTCAACACGGTGAGCAAATTCAAACCTTTGGAATGGAAACAGTAGAAGAAGCAATGTAA
- a CDS encoding YicC family protein — translation MLKSMTGFGQTTVATGNLNITIEVKSLNSKFLDINLRLPKKYAEKELEVRNLLSDKLERGKISFSIEIQSNGKADVSQRYNEELFEAYYAQLKKLADRVNASHDTLFNLALNAPEVQSTNTKEELDPQEWEKMNTAILDVLAKCDQFRLAEGKVLENKLESYLATIRAGLAEVEILDPKRIERVRAKIKGSIKDFFGSEGFDANRLEQEIIFYIEKLDIHEERVRLKTHLDYFLKIMGEKISNGKKLGFIAQEIGREINTIGSKANDAEIQKHVVVMKEELEKIKEQLNNII, via the coding sequence ATGCTTAAATCCATGACTGGCTTCGGCCAAACCACCGTTGCCACCGGCAACCTCAACATCACCATAGAAGTAAAATCGTTGAACTCTAAATTTTTGGATATCAACCTGCGGTTACCAAAAAAATATGCTGAAAAAGAATTAGAAGTACGTAACCTTCTTTCGGATAAACTAGAGCGGGGAAAAATTTCCTTTTCGATTGAGATCCAATCCAATGGCAAGGCCGATGTTAGTCAACGGTATAACGAAGAATTATTTGAGGCCTATTATGCACAACTAAAAAAATTGGCCGACCGCGTAAACGCAAGTCACGATACGCTGTTCAACTTAGCGCTGAATGCGCCCGAAGTACAAAGCACCAACACCAAAGAAGAGTTGGATCCACAAGAGTGGGAAAAAATGAACACAGCTATTTTAGATGTTCTTGCAAAATGTGATCAATTTCGATTGGCCGAAGGGAAAGTATTAGAAAACAAATTGGAAAGTTATTTGGCCACCATTCGGGCTGGACTCGCGGAGGTAGAGATACTAGATCCCAAACGGATAGAGCGGGTGCGTGCAAAAATAAAAGGCAGTATAAAAGATTTTTTTGGCAGCGAAGGCTTTGATGCCAATCGGCTTGAGCAAGAAATTATCTTTTACATTGAAAAACTGGACATACACGAAGAGCGCGTACGTTTAAAAACGCACTTGGATTATTTTTTGAAAATCATGGGAGAGAAGATTTCGAATGGGAAAAAACTAGGATTCATTGCCCAGGAAATCGGTCGTGAGATAAACACCATCGGCTCCAAAGCCAACGATGCCGAAATTCAAAAGCACGTGGTGGTAATGAAGGAAGAGTTAGAGAAAATAAAAGAGCAGTTGAACAACATTATTTAA
- a CDS encoding PD40 domain-containing protein gives MRFIGGGLSLILVLSFGWSEAQQAREVFGKNRIQFKTFEWNYLSSENFDVHFYGARRKVAEEALQYLESEFDRITDLLGFYPYQKTKVFLYNSITDLQQSNMGLNANRYSSGGETEFIKPYVEIAHPGNLDEFKEELLYKMSDLMVNQMMFGGNLKDVFQNSVLLNLPDWFIDGTSYYVAKGWDEEMDDYVRQLVKSKRVSKALRFTDKEAALVGQSIWNYIVEKYGKSSINNILNYTRIIRNEEKSILITLGVPFKQLMVDWRTFYGGIETKIEQSYTTAEDSLKFSDKHRDALIYTTVKISPDGKKVAYAENYRGKFKVIVKSLENGKESVILRGGNTVIKQTVDYRVPLLNWADANTLGVIGVKEGQYIFWLYDLTTKTKLPRELDKFSNIRSFSFSNNGRLVIVSADFEGQNDLFLMASRRDRTKRLTNDKFDDLDPSFIPNSNTIVFSSNRVNDSLRAGATNLQKVTANYNLFLFNIDTTLSRLTRVTNTLSRDFHAKAIDEHNFFYLSDQRGIVNLFRYNSQNGIYSQLTNYNSSIKEYDINYQNKMLAMVLTQRLKEDIFIDRDFNFERQIFTPATRRKEILQARTFTERKKKEQAKITSIKDLINNRRKEKTDTSSIDLPVETKPIKKDTLQQKSAQKKDSVKATVINTDDYSFDTPAKPDSIPAKNAKPVTNQKNINTNDYVFEEEAVKSKQPSETFLTRYLKARETSRVQGPFPYTPKFSYENLVSSFVVDPLRGWSIRLETQMNDMLENYRIYGGIQTAFDFKSGDVYGEFQYLPKRLDLSVRFDRKVIFWQPPNREAFTAENQKYSFQKIELGVSYPISVRTRVTLKPFFGYTEFLDRGLNFPAQPPVFRPTQTQFYSGAKLEAVYDNSLTTGMNIIEGTRGKIGAIVYNANGNSSKSFSQIYADVRHYQKVYKEIVFAVRGYAGSFFGNSPKNYALGGMDNWIANQFNYNGKLNPFVSQQGTYNENLLFTEFATSLRGFDYGTLYGNSVALANAEFRVPLVRALSSGPITSNFFRNLQFTAFYDIGSSWTGPIPLNNESNGRVRQVPDPNTPGASNNPFRADIREFLNPWLYSYGVGFRSIIFGYYLKLDVAWPTENFIVKNPRAYVTLGFDF, from the coding sequence ATGAGATTTATTGGCGGGGGCTTAAGCCTGATTTTGGTTTTATCGTTTGGATGGAGTGAGGCGCAACAAGCCCGTGAGGTTTTTGGAAAAAATCGTATCCAATTCAAAACGTTTGAATGGAACTACCTCAGCTCAGAAAACTTTGACGTTCATTTTTATGGTGCGCGCAGAAAAGTGGCCGAAGAAGCCCTTCAATATTTAGAATCGGAATTCGATCGCATTACCGACCTGTTGGGATTTTACCCCTACCAAAAAACAAAAGTATTTCTATATAACTCCATCACCGATTTGCAACAAAGCAATATGGGCCTAAATGCCAATCGCTACAGCTCGGGCGGAGAAACAGAATTTATTAAACCTTATGTAGAAATTGCGCACCCTGGCAATCTTGACGAATTTAAAGAAGAGCTTCTTTACAAGATGTCGGACTTGATGGTGAACCAAATGATGTTTGGTGGCAACCTTAAAGATGTTTTCCAAAACTCGGTGCTATTGAATTTGCCCGATTGGTTTATTGATGGTACTTCATATTACGTAGCCAAAGGCTGGGATGAAGAAATGGACGACTATGTTCGTCAATTGGTAAAGAGCAAGCGCGTCAGCAAAGCATTGCGTTTCACCGACAAAGAGGCCGCCTTAGTTGGTCAGTCCATTTGGAATTACATCGTGGAAAAATATGGAAAGAGCAGTATCAACAACATTCTCAACTACACGCGCATCATCCGCAACGAGGAAAAAAGTATTTTAATCACGTTGGGGGTTCCGTTCAAACAATTAATGGTTGATTGGCGCACATTTTATGGAGGTATTGAAACTAAAATAGAACAAAGCTACACCACTGCGGAAGACTCGCTTAAGTTTAGTGACAAACACCGCGATGCCTTGATTTACACAACGGTGAAGATTAGCCCCGATGGAAAAAAAGTTGCGTATGCCGAGAACTACCGTGGTAAGTTTAAAGTAATTGTGAAGTCACTTGAGAACGGCAAAGAGTCTGTTATTCTGCGGGGAGGAAATACCGTCATCAAACAAACAGTGGATTATCGTGTGCCCCTGCTAAATTGGGCCGATGCCAATACGTTGGGAGTGATTGGCGTAAAAGAAGGTCAATATATTTTTTGGTTGTACGACCTTACCACGAAAACCAAACTACCGCGCGAACTTGATAAATTCAGCAACATCCGAAGCTTTAGTTTTTCGAACAACGGGCGATTGGTCATTGTGAGTGCCGACTTCGAAGGGCAAAACGATTTGTTTTTGATGGCAAGCCGAAGAGATCGCACCAAGCGCCTGACCAACGATAAATTTGATGACCTGGATCCATCCTTCATCCCCAATTCCAATACGATTGTGTTTAGTTCAAATCGGGTAAATGATTCGTTGCGCGCAGGGGCCACCAATTTGCAAAAGGTAACGGCCAACTACAATCTATTCTTGTTCAATATTGATACTACACTTAGCCGCTTAACACGGGTAACCAATACCCTCAGTCGAGATTTTCATGCCAAGGCCATTGATGAGCATAACTTTTTCTATTTGAGCGACCAGCGCGGCATTGTCAACCTGTTTCGCTATAACAGCCAAAATGGTATTTACTCACAGCTTACCAACTACAACTCCAGCATTAAAGAGTACGACATCAATTACCAAAACAAAATGTTGGCGATGGTGCTCACCCAACGATTGAAAGAAGATATTTTCATCGACCGTGATTTCAATTTTGAGCGTCAGATATTTACACCCGCCACCCGAAGAAAAGAAATATTGCAAGCACGAACCTTTACCGAGCGAAAGAAAAAAGAACAAGCAAAAATTACCAGCATCAAAGATTTGATCAACAACCGAAGAAAAGAAAAAACGGATACTTCTTCAATTGACCTGCCTGTTGAAACAAAACCAATTAAAAAAGATACCCTTCAACAAAAGTCTGCTCAAAAAAAGGATAGTGTGAAAGCAACCGTTATCAACACCGATGATTATTCGTTCGATACACCCGCCAAACCCGATTCCATTCCAGCTAAAAATGCAAAACCTGTTACCAATCAAAAAAACATAAACACCAACGATTATGTTTTTGAAGAAGAAGCCGTAAAATCAAAACAACCAAGCGAAACTTTTTTAACACGTTATTTAAAAGCCCGCGAGACCAGTCGTGTTCAGGGGCCATTTCCGTATACCCCAAAGTTTAGTTACGAAAATTTAGTTTCAAGTTTTGTGGTAGACCCTTTGCGGGGATGGAGCATTCGCCTAGAAACCCAAATGAATGACATGTTGGAGAATTACCGTATTTATGGCGGAATTCAAACCGCTTTTGATTTTAAAAGTGGTGATGTATATGGAGAGTTTCAATACTTACCAAAGCGTTTAGATCTAAGTGTTCGTTTTGATAGGAAGGTTATTTTTTGGCAGCCTCCTAACCGCGAAGCCTTTACGGCAGAAAATCAAAAATATTCTTTTCAAAAAATTGAACTCGGTGTTTCTTATCCTATCTCTGTCAGAACAAGAGTAACACTAAAGCCATTTTTTGGGTATACCGAGTTTCTTGATAGAGGTTTAAACTTTCCTGCACAGCCACCTGTTTTTCGGCCAACACAAACACAGTTTTATTCCGGTGCCAAGTTAGAGGCTGTCTATGATAACTCTCTGACAACGGGCATGAACATTATTGAGGGAACGCGTGGAAAAATAGGGGCCATTGTTTACAACGCCAACGGAAACAGCTCTAAAAGTTTTTCACAGATTTATGCGGACGTTCGCCACTATCAAAAAGTATATAAAGAAATTGTTTTTGCCGTGCGTGGGTATGCAGGCTCTTTCTTTGGCAACTCACCAAAAAATTATGCACTTGGGGGAATGGACAATTGGATCGCCAACCAGTTTAATTACAATGGAAAGCTCAATCCATTTGTAAGTCAACAAGGAACTTACAATGAAAATCTTCTCTTTACCGAATTTGCCACCAGCTTGCGTGGGTTTGATTATGGTACGTTGTATGGCAACAGTGTAGCTTTGGCAAATGCAGAATTTCGCGTACCGCTGGTGCGGGCACTTTCCAGTGGCCCCATCACTTCTAATTTTTTCCGCAATCTGCAATTCACCGCTTTTTATGACATTGGCAGTAGTTGGACCGGCCCCATCCCTTTGAATAATGAAAGCAACGGAAGGGTGCGGCAGGTTCCAGATCCAAATACCCCAGGCGCCAGCAACAATCCGTTTAGAGCTGATATTAGAGAATTTCTGAATCCATGGTTGTATAGCTATGGGGTTGGATTTCGCTCCATCATTTTTGGTTACTACTTAAAACTAGACGTGGCGTGGCCGACTGAAAATTTTATTGTCAAAAACCCGCGCGCTTACGTAACGCTTGGGTTTGATTTTTAA
- a CDS encoding FAD-binding oxidoreductase: protein MHRLNLKRFYPYLSPIKTQLDYIIIGQGLAGSALALELSARGKKIMVIDEPNRNLSSRVAAGMVNPFASKGLIKTWMAETIFPHLHSFYASAERLLQTSFFFPALIYRPFLTIEEQNHWIATTSDPSIAYFVDATFTTSTYGNQIHDPLGGIVARWGGYLDANLYLDSVRNWLVDLESFRGKRFNISELNETEAGVSYQDIHASKVIFCTGIPTASDFGWLPVIKLKGEVLQIKLNEVPDLIYNRGVYAVASGQPMIYKAGSTYQLKNITEGITEAGRNELEIKLKQLFKLPFETVGQDWGLRPTTIDRKPVLGYWPGFENRIIFNGLGTKGVSLAPYFSGVLADWLEGKIELKKEVNIKRFKALYS, encoded by the coding sequence ATGCATCGACTTAACCTCAAAAGATTTTACCCTTATCTTTCACCCATCAAAACACAACTAGATTATATCATTATCGGTCAAGGGTTGGCAGGCTCAGCTTTAGCCTTAGAACTTTCTGCGCGCGGAAAAAAAATAATGGTAATCGATGAGCCGAACCGCAACTTAAGTTCGCGCGTGGCTGCGGGTATGGTCAACCCTTTTGCTAGCAAGGGTTTGATAAAAACTTGGATGGCCGAAACTATTTTTCCACATCTGCATTCCTTTTATGCATCTGCGGAAAGATTGTTGCAAACAAGTTTCTTTTTTCCAGCGCTTATCTATCGGCCTTTTTTGACCATCGAAGAACAAAATCATTGGATTGCTACGACCAGCGATCCTTCTATTGCTTACTTTGTTGACGCTACCTTCACAACATCTACTTATGGAAATCAAATTCACGATCCGCTAGGTGGGATTGTAGCTAGGTGGGGCGGATACTTAGATGCCAATTTGTATTTAGATAGCGTGCGCAATTGGCTGGTCGATCTAGAATCCTTTCGAGGCAAACGATTCAATATTTCAGAACTAAATGAAACGGAGGCTGGTGTTTCGTATCAAGATATTCACGCTTCAAAAGTTATTTTTTGCACAGGTATTCCAACGGCTAGTGACTTCGGTTGGCTACCGGTGATCAAATTAAAAGGCGAAGTGCTTCAGATAAAACTAAACGAAGTGCCTGACCTTATTTATAATCGCGGAGTTTATGCAGTGGCATCGGGTCAACCAATGATCTACAAGGCTGGATCAACCTACCAATTAAAAAACATAACGGAAGGCATAACCGAAGCAGGTCGTAACGAACTAGAGATTAAATTAAAGCAACTTTTTAAACTTCCATTTGAAACCGTTGGGCAGGATTGGGGTTTGCGTCCCACCACCATCGACCGGAAACCCGTGCTGGGTTATTGGCCGGGTTTCGAAAACCGGATCATTTTCAATGGCTTAGGCACAAAAGGGGTAAGTTTGGCTCCTTATTTCTCGGGGGTGCTGGCCGATTGGCTGGAGGGCAAAATAGAATTGAAAAAGGAAGTCAATATTAAACGGTTTAAAGCGTTATATTCGTAG
- a CDS encoding MBL fold metallo-hydrolase produces the protein MLSIKTFEFNPFAENTYVVFDETKQAVIIDPGCCEKKERQMLTDYIQHEGLNIKFLLNTHCHIDHVLGNYFVKSQYQVPFLIHAKEEPVLRAVKSYAPNYGFPNYQEVLPDQFLAEGDTVSFGNTKWSVLFLPGHAPGHIAFYDEGEKKIFAGDVLFQRSIGRTDLPGGNHQTLIDSIQKKLFLLPDEVEVFPGHGAPTTLGEEKMYNPFCALSIRA, from the coding sequence ATGTTGTCAATAAAAACATTCGAGTTCAACCCCTTTGCTGAAAACACCTATGTAGTGTTTGACGAAACGAAGCAAGCCGTCATCATCGACCCGGGTTGTTGTGAAAAAAAAGAGCGGCAGATGCTGACCGATTACATCCAACATGAAGGTTTAAACATTAAGTTTTTGTTAAATACCCATTGCCATATCGATCATGTGTTGGGCAATTATTTTGTAAAGAGCCAATATCAAGTACCATTTCTCATCCATGCCAAAGAAGAACCGGTGTTGCGGGCCGTAAAGTCATACGCGCCCAACTATGGCTTTCCTAATTATCAAGAAGTTTTGCCCGATCAATTTTTAGCGGAAGGCGATACGGTGTCGTTTGGCAATACCAAGTGGTCGGTCCTTTTTTTGCCAGGCCATGCGCCTGGTCACATTGCTTTTTATGATGAGGGAGAGAAAAAGATTTTTGCGGGCGATGTATTGTTTCAACGCAGCATTGGCCGTACCGATTTACCGGGGGGCAACCATCAAACATTGATCGACAGTATTCAAAAGAAATTATTTTTATTGCCCGATGAGGTAGAAGTTTTCCCCGGCCACGGTGCCCCCACCACCCTAGGCGAAGAAAAAATGTACAACCCTTTTTGTGCCTTGTCCATTCGCGCATGA